Proteins from a single region of Rhipicephalus sanguineus isolate Rsan-2018 chromosome 5, BIME_Rsan_1.4, whole genome shotgun sequence:
- the LOC125758649 gene encoding uncharacterized protein LOC125758649 produces MRECIVVEKVVAIGLFKLCSVAEDRVVASVFGIGRSTVNGIYKEFCEAVVSVLESNLIKMLSQSDIAEHIREFSAVSDFPQVVGALDGCHFPVSPPQEHATNYYNYKGCIILLALVDHRYRFRFINVGAPGRCHDSHVYQMSSLSHMVEGLLFKNPVATIGGVAVPPLVLCDQAFPLTPNLIKPFGHNGPLRAEQKNFNYHISRVRRVVENAFGRFKARFRFTSKRMECDIANARLVIRACCVLNNICEQFSDAVPLQWLQEVQQSDSQLPQPERSSDSQIGNADSVRSALVDYFSQRMQTQATRS; encoded by the exons ATGCGCGAGTGCATTGTGGTTGAAAAGGTGGTGGCCATCGGCTTATTCAAATTGTGCTCCGTGGCAGAGGACCGAGTCGTGGCCAGTGTCTTCGGCATCGGACGATCGACAGTGAATGGCATTTACAAGGAGTTTTGCGAAGCCGTCGTGTCTGTATTGGAAAGCAACTTGATCAAGATGCTCAGTCAGTCTGATATTGCGGAACACATTCGGGAATTCTCGGCCGTCAGTGACTTTCCACAAGTTGTAGGAGCCCTTGACGGGTGCCACTTCCCAGTTTCACCGCCACAAGAACATGCCACTAATTATTATAACTACAAGGGGTG CATTATTCTTCTGGCCCTTGTAGACCACAGGTACCGTTTCAGGTTCATAAATGTTGGTGCCCCTGGCAGATGCCACGACTCTCATGTGTATCAAATGTCAAGCCTCTCCCATATGGTTGAGGGTCTCCTGTTCAAGAATCCGGTTGCTACAATAGGAGGAGTTGCTGTGCCACCTCTGGTGCTTTGTGACCAGGCCTTCCCACTTACACCTAACCTCATCAAGCCCTTTGGACACAACGGCCCACTTCGTGCAGAGCAGAAAAATTTTAATTACCACATCAGCCGAGTGAGACGTGTAGTGGAAAACGCCTTTGGAAGATTTAAAGCAAGATTTCGCTTCACGTCGAAGAGAATGGAATGCGACATCGCAAATGCTCGCCTGGTGATTCGCGCATGCTGCGTGCTCAACAACATTTGCGAACAGTTTAGTGATGCTGTTCCGCTTCAATGGCTCCAGGAAGTTCAGCAGTCAGACTCCCAACTGCCACAACCAGAACGCAGCAGTGATTCACAGATTGGGAACGCGGACAGTGTGCGTTCTGCACTTGTAGATTATTTCAGCCAGCGGATGCAGACCCAGGCAACTCGCTCCTAG